TGATAAACATCGCCAACCGGACTTAACTCCCCTGCGCAAAGCATCAGAAATGCTTGGCAGCGTGATTGGTAAAGGGGCAACGGTGGTCTACGAATCAACCGTTTATCCGGGGGCAACGGAAGAAGACTGCATTCCGATTATTGAAAAAATCTCTGGTTTAACGCTGAACCAGGATTTCTTTGCTGGTTATTCCCCTGAGCGCATTAATCCTGGTGATAAAACTCACCGCTTACCGACAATTTTAAAAGTCACTTCGGGCTCAACTCCTGAAATTACTGACAAAGTAGATGCGCTCTATGCATCAATTATCACGGCAGGCACCTATAAAGCCTCGTCTATTAAAGTGGCTGAAGCTGCTAAAGTCATTGAGAACACGCAGCGTGACGTTAATATCGCGTTAATTAACGAGCTATCGGTGATATTCAATAAACTTGATATTGATACGTTAGAGGTGTTGGAGGCCGCAGGCACCAAGTGGAACTTTTTACCGTTTCGTCCGGGCTTAGTCGGTGGGCACTGCATTGGCGTTGACCCTTATTACCTAACACACAAAGCGCAATCAGTGGGCTATCACCCTGAAATGATTCTTGCAGGGCGTCGCCTAAATGATGGCATGGCGCACTATGTGGTTTCACAGCTTATCAAAGGTATGTTGAAAAAGCGTATTCAAGTAGAACAGGCTCATGTGTTGGTGATGGGCTTAACCTTCAAAGAGAATTGTCCTGATCTTCGCAATACCAAAGTGATTGATATTGTTGAGGAACTTAAAGAGTACAACGTAAATGTTGATGTTGTTGACCCGCTATGTGCTTGTGAAGAAGCGCAAGAAGAATACGGTATTAAGCTTACTGCCGAGCCTAAAAAAGGTGATTATGACGCGGTGATTTTGGCGGTAGCGCACGATGAGTTTAAAGCGATGGGGGCTGAGCAAATTCATGCGTTAGGTAAAGCGACACATGTCTTATATGACTTAAAGTGTGTGCTTCCCAAAGACAAAGTTGATATGCGTCTATAGAGCAGAGTGGATGAATAAGTACGAACAAATATGCCAAGAGTTGAAAGCGCAGCCTAAAACTTGGTTAATTACAGGTGTTGCTGGCTTTATTGGTTCTAACCTTTTAGAAACCTTACTAAAACTAGATCAACGAGTTGTTGGTCTTGATAACTTTGCCACCGGCTATCAAAAAAATCTGGAAGAAGTGAAACAACTCGTTTCATCAGAGCAATGGCAGGCGTTTACGTTTGTAGAGGGTGATATTCGCGATGTTAGCACCTGTTCACAAGTATGCGATGGCGTAGACTATGTTTTACACCAAGCAGCTTTAGGCTCTGTGCCGCGCTCGCTGGCAGACCCTATTACCTCTAATGCCGCCAATGTTACAGGCTTTTTAAATATGCTTGAGGCTGCAAAGCAAGCCAATGTTGCGAGCTTTACTTATGCCGCCAGCAGTTCTACTTATGGTGATCACCCGGCATTGCCCAAAGTGGAGGATAACATTGGCAGTCCACTTTCCCCTTATGCGGTAACAAAATACGTTAATGAGCTCTACGCGAATGTCTATGCAAGAGCTTATGACTTTAATTGTATTGGTTTGCGGTACTTCAATGTGTTCGGTCGCCGACAAGATCCTGATGGCGCGTATGCGGCGGTAATTCCCAAATGGACTGCTGCTATGATTAAAGGCGACACTGTGTTTATCAATGGTGATGGCGAAACCAGCCGTGACTTTTGTTATATCGACAATACCGTACAAATGAATATTCTAGCTGCCACCGCGCCCGCTGAAGCGAAAAACGCGGTATATAATGTCGCACTTGGCGATAGAACGACGCTCAACGAGCTTTATGCGTCTATCAAGCATGCCTTATCAGATAATAGTGTTCAGATTGAAACAGAGCCTGAATATCGAGATTTTAGAGCGGGCGATGTTAGACACTCGCAAGCTGATGTTTCTAAAGCAAAGTCAGCACTTGGTTACGATCCAAGCCATCGCATTCAACAAGGTATTCTTGAAGCTATGCCTTGGTATTTGGCACATTCAGGTTGACGAACGATAACGCGGAAGTTGCAATGAGATTTCTAAAATTCATTGGCGTAGGCGGGGTGGCAACAATTTGTCAATATTGCCTACTAATTATGTTTGTAGAATTCGCTTCTTTGGCATTATTAGCGTCCACGATGTTATCTTACTGTTTAAGCACATTGTTGAACTACTGGTTAAATTACCACTTTACGTTTACCAGTGATCAAGCACACGCCAAATTATTGCCTCGTTTTGTATTGGTTGCATTAGTCGGTTTATTAATTAATACCTCAGTTTTTGCGTTGTTTAGTCTAGTACTTAACTTTTATTATCTAGTTGCACAGGTTGCAGCCACTTTGTTTGCTCTTATTTGGAACTATGGAGCTAATAAGCTTTGGACATTCAAGAGAGTTGAGAAAGTTAAATTAAGCTAATCAGATAAGTCGTATTTAGAGATAGTGTATTAACAAAAATTAAAAAAGGATTTATTAGTCGATGACTCCAATAAATGAAATACCTAGTCTTTCAATCGTTGTTCCGTGTTACAACGAAGAAGAAGTGCTACCCGAAACAATTCAGCGTATTTCAGCTATAATTGAACTGCTCATTGAAAAAAACAAAGTAAATTCATCTAGTTGTGTTTTTTTTGTGGACGATGGTAGTCGAGACCGTACATGGGAAATTATCGAATCTCATGCACACTCTAACTCCTTTGTGAAAGGTTATAAATTGTCGAGGAACCGAGGGCACCAAAATGCGCTACTGGCTGGTTTACACAATGCTCAAGGAGATATACTGATTAGCATTGACGCTGATTTACAAGACGATACCAGTGCGATTGAAGCTATGGTTGATGAATATGTGAAAGGCCATGAAGTGGTTTATGGGGTGCGTTCTAAGCGAGAGACAGATACTTTTTTTAAACGCTATACGGCGGAAGCTTATTACAAACTACTGGCGAAATTGGGTGTTGAATTAGTGTTTAATCATGCAGATTACCGCCTGTTAAGTCGCAAAGCACTGGAAGAATTAAAGCGTTACTCAGAAGTTAACTTATTTTTACGTGGAATTGTGCCGCAACTTGGGTTTAGTTCAACCAGTGTTGAATATGAACGACACGAACGCTTTGCTGGAGAGTCAAAATATCCGTTAAAAAAAATGCTAGCATTTGCAGCCGAGGGAGTGACCTCTTTCTCCCACGCGCCACTGCGGTTTATAACAGGCTTGGGATTTCTTGTTTCGTTGTTCGCGTTTTTTATGATTTTTTGGGTGCTTGCAGTTAAGCTATTTAGCGACAACGCGGTTCCAGGTTGGGCATCTATTGTAATTCCAGTGTTTTTTATTGGCGGTGTACAGCTACTCAGCTTAGGAGTGGTCGGTGAGTATATTGCCAAAATATACATGGAGACTAAATCTAGACCGTTATACACGATAGAGAAGGAAGTTTAATATGTTAGACACAGCATTTTGCCAACTGCATAGGTTGGTTTGGACGGCTATCGTGCCTCTGGCTGTGTTTAGTGTTTTTTTACTTATATTAGAGGCATTTTTAACGCAACCAGCTATTGCTTATGTAGTTTCTATAGGGCTAACGACATTAACATTAGCTGTATTTTTATATTTTGGGAAAAGAATTCGCTGGAGTTTCAATTACACAGTGTCACCGCTATTAATAGTTGCGTTGGGATTGGTAATAAAAATAGCCGTTTTTGTTCTCTTCCCTGTCAACTTTGTTTCAGACTCGGCAACGTATGTTTCGCTTGCCAACCAGCTGATATCAGAAAATAGCTATCAACATGGCAATACATACGCATATTGGCCACCGGGCTACCCACTGTTTTTATATATTTCTCACCTTGGCATTATTCCCGTATCTACTAGCACTATATTTATACAAAATTGCCTCATTGCCTTAATTGCTAGCTACTTGATCTTTCAATTGACGCATAAATATCATTCGCGACGCGCTGCAATAATCGCCATATCAATTTTTACGTTTTGGCCAACAGGACTTTTTGGCGCACCAGATGCTTACAAAGAACTACTCTTAATGACGCTATTATTGCTATCTGTTTATTTATACACTCAGAAAAGTGGTGTCAAATATCACTTTATTAATGGGCTTGTTCTGGGGTTTTGCGCTTTGATTCAACCTGGCACGATTCTCTTTGTCTCTGTTTTTGTCGTTTTAAACTGGTTTAAAAAATTACAATTTACGAACCAGTTAGGCTTGTTTGT
The nucleotide sequence above comes from Thalassotalea euphylliae. Encoded proteins:
- the tviB gene encoding Vi polysaccharide biosynthesis UDP-N-acetylglucosamine C-6 dehydrogenase TviB, with product MPNGDIRIAIIGLGYVGLPLAVEFGKQYQTIGFDIHQQRVDELNDGLDRTNEVDAEELKQASKLVCTADKTLLKDCDFYIVTVPTPIDKHRQPDLTPLRKASEMLGSVIGKGATVVYESTVYPGATEEDCIPIIEKISGLTLNQDFFAGYSPERINPGDKTHRLPTILKVTSGSTPEITDKVDALYASIITAGTYKASSIKVAEAAKVIENTQRDVNIALINELSVIFNKLDIDTLEVLEAAGTKWNFLPFRPGLVGGHCIGVDPYYLTHKAQSVGYHPEMILAGRRLNDGMAHYVVSQLIKGMLKKRIQVEQAHVLVMGLTFKENCPDLRNTKVIDIVEELKEYNVNVDVVDPLCACEEAQEEYGIKLTAEPKKGDYDAVILAVAHDEFKAMGAEQIHALGKATHVLYDLKCVLPKDKVDMRL
- a CDS encoding NAD-dependent epimerase/dehydratase family protein, which translates into the protein MNKYEQICQELKAQPKTWLITGVAGFIGSNLLETLLKLDQRVVGLDNFATGYQKNLEEVKQLVSSEQWQAFTFVEGDIRDVSTCSQVCDGVDYVLHQAALGSVPRSLADPITSNAANVTGFLNMLEAAKQANVASFTYAASSSTYGDHPALPKVEDNIGSPLSPYAVTKYVNELYANVYARAYDFNCIGLRYFNVFGRRQDPDGAYAAVIPKWTAAMIKGDTVFINGDGETSRDFCYIDNTVQMNILAATAPAEAKNAVYNVALGDRTTLNELYASIKHALSDNSVQIETEPEYRDFRAGDVRHSQADVSKAKSALGYDPSHRIQQGILEAMPWYLAHSG
- a CDS encoding GtrA family protein, which encodes MRFLKFIGVGGVATICQYCLLIMFVEFASLALLASTMLSYCLSTLLNYWLNYHFTFTSDQAHAKLLPRFVLVALVGLLINTSVFALFSLVLNFYYLVAQVAATLFALIWNYGANKLWTFKRVEKVKLS
- a CDS encoding glycosyltransferase family 2 protein; protein product: MTPINEIPSLSIVVPCYNEEEVLPETIQRISAIIELLIEKNKVNSSSCVFFVDDGSRDRTWEIIESHAHSNSFVKGYKLSRNRGHQNALLAGLHNAQGDILISIDADLQDDTSAIEAMVDEYVKGHEVVYGVRSKRETDTFFKRYTAEAYYKLLAKLGVELVFNHADYRLLSRKALEELKRYSEVNLFLRGIVPQLGFSSTSVEYERHERFAGESKYPLKKMLAFAAEGVTSFSHAPLRFITGLGFLVSLFAFFMIFWVLAVKLFSDNAVPGWASIVIPVFFIGGVQLLSLGVVGEYIAKIYMETKSRPLYTIEKEV